One Azoarcus sp. DN11 DNA segment encodes these proteins:
- a CDS encoding TerC family protein: protein MLETLTTAAFWTSVLQIIAIDILLGGDNAVVIALACRKLPAHQRNKGIAWGVVGAIALRIVLIFFALQLLALPFLKIVGALLLLWIGVKLLQPEDEDGHANVEGSTHLLGAIKTIVVADAVMSLDNVIAVAGAAKGDLTLVVFGIVVSIPIIVWGSKFVLRLMDRFPVVITLGAALLGWIAGGMLVGDVVVKPYVGHLPGWLHYVTSAAGAILVVALGTWLAQRKAGTQAPLVELAVEDTGDSHARRH from the coding sequence GTGCTCGAAACGCTGACGACCGCCGCCTTCTGGACGTCGGTGCTGCAGATCATCGCCATCGACATCCTGCTCGGCGGCGACAACGCCGTCGTGATCGCGCTCGCCTGCCGCAAGCTGCCCGCGCACCAGCGCAACAAGGGCATCGCGTGGGGCGTGGTGGGCGCGATCGCGCTGCGCATCGTCCTGATCTTCTTCGCGCTGCAACTCCTCGCGCTGCCCTTCCTGAAGATCGTCGGCGCGCTGCTGCTGCTGTGGATCGGCGTGAAGCTGCTGCAACCGGAGGACGAGGACGGCCACGCGAACGTCGAGGGTTCGACGCATCTGCTCGGTGCGATCAAGACCATCGTCGTCGCCGACGCGGTGATGAGCCTCGACAACGTGATCGCGGTCGCCGGCGCGGCGAAGGGCGACCTCACGCTGGTGGTGTTCGGCATCGTCGTGAGCATCCCGATCATCGTATGGGGCAGCAAGTTCGTCCTGCGGCTGATGGACCGCTTCCCGGTCGTCATCACGCTGGGCGCCGCGTTGCTCGGCTGGATTGCCGGTGGCATGCTGGTGGGGGACGTGGTGGTGAAGCCGTATGTCGGGCACCTGCCCGGCTGGCTGCACTACGTGACCTCGGCCGCGGGCGCGATCCTCGTCGTCGCGCTGGGCACGTGGCTCGCGCAACGCAAGGCCGGCACGCAGGCGCCGCTCGTCGAGCTCGCGGTCGAAGACACCGGCGACAGCCATGCCCGGCGCCACTGA
- a CDS encoding cytochrome c oxidase subunit 3 family protein: protein MTTIAIPAPPPRQDAAPTGRVPGNSGIWVGITCEFVEFAVLFTVYFVSRAHFPEAFEHGSERLSRVSGTVITLLMVTSSFFIAASVVTMRAGQRRRSLWWLVAGLVVALGYPVAKVLEIRWNLAHGIDGEAGIFFTVYYYLTFNHLVHATWGILGILWVLARHVAGAYSAEEHSGLEALASYWHATDIIWLVLFPFFYVLA, encoded by the coding sequence ATGACAACGATCGCGATTCCCGCCCCCCCGCCGCGGCAGGACGCTGCGCCGACGGGGCGAGTCCCCGGCAACAGCGGCATCTGGGTGGGCATCACCTGCGAGTTCGTCGAATTCGCGGTGCTCTTCACCGTCTATTTCGTCTCCCGCGCGCACTTTCCCGAGGCCTTCGAGCATGGCTCGGAACGCCTGTCACGGGTCTCCGGCACCGTCATCACGCTGCTGATGGTGACGAGCAGCTTCTTCATCGCCGCCTCGGTCGTGACGATGCGCGCCGGCCAGCGCCGGCGCTCGCTGTGGTGGCTCGTCGCCGGGCTGGTCGTGGCGCTGGGCTATCCGGTCGCGAAGGTCCTCGAGATCCGCTGGAACCTCGCGCACGGCATCGACGGCGAGGCGGGCATCTTCTTCACCGTCTATTACTACCTGACCTTCAATCACCTGGTGCATGCGACCTGGGGCATCCTCGGCATCCTGTGGGTGCTCGCGCGCCATGTCGCCGGCGCCTATTCGGCCGAAGAGCACAGCGGCCTCGAGGCGCTGGCGAGCTACTGGCACGCCACCGACATCATCTGGCTGGTCCTCTTTCCCTTCTTCTACGTGCTGGCGTAA
- a CDS encoding ATP-binding cassette domain-containing protein: MSGERLTTHALASPLEIRGLRKRYGDNEVVAGIDLRLRAGECFTLLGPNGAGKTTTLRCALGLTRPSGGEILLAGLPVPGRAREARMRVGVVPQQDNLDPDFTCAENLLVYGRYFGLDDAAITARIPELLAFAGLESKRDARIQSLSGGMKRRLTLARALVNRPDLLILDEPTTGLDPQARHLIWERLKQLIRNGTTVLLTTHFMDEAERLADRLAILDAGRILTEGSPRDVIAAQIEAQVVEVYGDWNGTAREGRSAVSGAQAWAEAHAGAFARRYEVSGETAFCYLDDAAPLMAHLAEQPGLRYLRRPANLEDVFLKLTGRDLRD; the protein is encoded by the coding sequence GTGTCGGGCGAACGCCTCACGACGCACGCCCTCGCGAGCCCGCTGGAGATCCGCGGCCTGCGCAAGCGCTACGGCGACAACGAGGTCGTCGCCGGCATCGACCTCCGCCTGCGCGCAGGCGAATGCTTCACGCTGCTGGGCCCCAACGGCGCCGGCAAGACCACGACGCTGCGCTGCGCGCTGGGCCTCACGCGCCCCTCCGGCGGCGAGATCCTCCTCGCCGGCCTGCCGGTGCCCGGGCGCGCACGCGAGGCGCGCATGCGCGTGGGCGTCGTGCCGCAGCAGGACAACCTCGACCCCGACTTTACCTGCGCCGAGAACCTGCTCGTGTACGGCCGCTACTTCGGCCTTGACGACGCCGCGATCACGGCGCGCATCCCCGAGCTCCTCGCCTTCGCCGGCCTCGAAAGCAAGCGCGACGCGCGCATCCAGTCGCTCTCGGGCGGCATGAAGCGGCGCCTGACGCTCGCGCGCGCGCTCGTGAACCGCCCCGATCTGCTGATCCTCGACGAGCCGACGACCGGCCTCGACCCGCAGGCGCGCCACCTGATCTGGGAGCGCCTCAAGCAGCTGATCCGCAACGGCACCACCGTGCTGCTGACGACGCACTTCATGGACGAGGCCGAGCGCCTCGCCGACCGGCTGGCGATCCTCGACGCCGGGCGCATCCTCACCGAGGGCAGCCCGCGCGACGTGATCGCGGCGCAGATCGAGGCGCAGGTGGTCGAGGTGTATGGCGACTGGAACGGCACCGCACGCGAGGGCCGCAGCGCGGTCAGCGGCGCGCAGGCGTGGGCCGAGGCGCACGCGGGCGCCTTCGCGCGGCGCTACGAGGTCAGCGGCGAGACCGCCTTCTGCTACCTCGACGACGCGGCGCCGCTGATGGCGCACCTCGCCGAACAGCCGGGCCTGCGCTACCTGCGCCGGCCGGCGAACCTCGAGGACGTGTTCCTCAAGCTCACCGGGCGCGACCTGCGCGACTGA
- a CDS encoding DUF1992 domain-containing protein, producing the protein MSSIFDILAEQRIADALKRGEFDHLPGAGRPLVFDDELFQSPEQRMANRILKNAGFVPQEVLLRREIAALRKALASAEEGEGVDEAGTAQLRRRLGMLVVTLGSLLRR; encoded by the coding sequence ATGTCCTCGATCTTTGACATCCTTGCCGAGCAGCGCATCGCCGACGCCCTCAAGCGCGGCGAGTTCGATCACCTGCCGGGGGCGGGCAGGCCGCTCGTGTTCGACGACGAACTCTTCCAGTCGCCCGAGCAGCGCATGGCCAACCGCATCCTGAAGAACGCCGGCTTCGTGCCGCAGGAAGTGCTGCTGCGGCGCGAGATCGCCGCGCTGCGCAAGGCGCTGGCGAGCGCCGAGGAGGGCGAAGGCGTGGACGAAGCCGGCACGGCGCAGCTGCGGCGCCGGCTCGGCATGCTGGTGGTGACGCTCGGTTCGCTGCTGCGCCGCTGA
- a CDS encoding SCP2 sterol-binding domain-containing protein: MSNFRIPAFTLPAALARLASHLPQRPPTFALTTALNLALGRVLSREDLEPLTGRHLRMRVRDAGLTLDFTLGPRGFVPLSAGGEPDLTLTANVRDYIALALREEDADTLFFGRRLLMEGATDLGLLVKNTLDAVDWDALRTEYAPASVLRRFNPLTRHHPQQSLGAH, encoded by the coding sequence ATGAGCAATTTCCGCATCCCGGCCTTCACGCTCCCCGCGGCGCTCGCGCGCCTCGCGTCGCACCTGCCGCAGCGCCCGCCCACCTTCGCGCTGACCACTGCGCTGAACCTCGCGCTCGGCCGCGTGCTGTCGCGCGAGGACCTCGAGCCGCTGACCGGCCGCCACCTGCGCATGCGCGTACGCGACGCCGGCCTGACGCTCGACTTCACGCTCGGCCCGCGCGGCTTCGTGCCGCTGTCCGCCGGCGGCGAACCCGACCTCACGCTGACCGCCAATGTGCGCGACTACATCGCGCTCGCGCTGCGCGAGGAAGACGCCGACACGCTGTTCTTCGGCCGCCGCCTGCTCATGGAGGGCGCGACCGACCTCGGCCTGCTGGTCAAGAACACGCTCGATGCGGTGGACTGGGACGCGCTGCGGACCGAATACGCGCCCGCCAGCGTGCTGCGCCGCTTCAACCCGCTCACGCGCCACCACCCGCAGCAGTCGCTCGGCGCGCACTGA
- a CDS encoding (2Fe-2S) ferredoxin domain-containing protein: MSYFKHHVFFCCNQREPGNTCCNDHKATAMQTYAKDRIAALGLKGRGKVRINKAGCLDRCDEGPVLVVYPDNVWYTYIDKDDVDEIIDEHLAHGRIVERLRLSDNP, translated from the coding sequence ATGAGTTATTTCAAGCACCACGTGTTCTTCTGCTGCAACCAGCGCGAACCCGGCAACACCTGTTGCAACGACCACAAGGCGACGGCGATGCAGACCTACGCCAAGGACCGCATCGCCGCGCTGGGCCTCAAGGGCCGCGGCAAGGTCCGCATCAACAAGGCCGGCTGCCTCGACCGCTGCGACGAAGGCCCGGTGCTGGTCGTGTACCCGGACAACGTCTGGTACACCTACATCGACAAGGACGACGTCGACGAGATCATCGACGAGCACCTCGCGCACGGCCGCATCGTCGAACGCCTGCGGCTTTCCGATAACCCATGA
- a CDS encoding alpha/beta fold hydrolase — MSRPQLPENVLLRGRDGAIEALIDTPDTVRGIALVCHPHPLFGGTNTNKIVHTLARTLRELGYAVVRPNFRGVGKSEGEHDHGNAETEDMLSVIAWMQSRWGTLPLALGGFSFGAYVQTRVAARLAGGVTPAQRIVLVGTAAGEVSGARSYTTGPVPKDTLIIHGETDETVPLANVLDWARPQNLPVVVVPGADHFFHARLTLIRDIIARNWAPL; from the coding sequence ATGAGCCGGCCGCAGCTTCCCGAAAACGTCCTGCTGCGCGGACGCGACGGCGCGATCGAGGCGCTGATCGACACCCCCGACACCGTGCGCGGCATCGCGCTGGTGTGCCATCCGCACCCGCTCTTCGGCGGCACCAACACCAACAAGATCGTGCACACGCTCGCGCGCACGCTGCGCGAGCTCGGCTATGCGGTCGTGCGCCCGAACTTCCGCGGCGTCGGCAAGAGCGAAGGCGAGCACGATCACGGCAACGCCGAGACCGAGGACATGCTCTCGGTGATCGCGTGGATGCAGTCGCGCTGGGGCACGCTGCCGCTCGCGCTGGGCGGCTTCTCGTTCGGCGCCTACGTGCAGACGCGCGTCGCCGCACGGCTCGCCGGCGGCGTGACGCCCGCGCAGCGCATCGTGCTCGTCGGCACCGCGGCGGGCGAGGTGAGCGGCGCGCGCAGCTACACCACCGGCCCGGTGCCCAAGGACACGCTGATCATTCACGGCGAGACGGACGAGACCGTTCCGCTCGCGAACGTGCTCGACTGGGCGCGGCCGCAGAACCTGCCGGTCGTCGTCGTGCCCGGCGCGGACCACTTCTTCCACGCCCGCCTCACCCTCATCCGCGACATCATCGCGCGCAACTGGGCGCCGCTCTGA
- a CDS encoding VanZ family protein gives MPTARAASSLPRNLAFAYGLLIVYACLHPLTGWRSTGLPLLDFLTAPWPKYVRSADIVINVLGFMPFGFVLAPALPQRIGRAAGIALATLIAALLSFSMELTQNFLPTRVPSNIDLACNTTGAFLGALAGARWGHPMFDERGWLQRWRAARIIPGHLGDFGLILLGLWLLAQLTPDHVLFGSGDLRQLLGLPTPLRFEPERYILLETVQVAITVLSVGLFARSMMRGRSPWPVALLLLLGIGTKSIATASFYIPGDALLWLTPGTRQGLLLGVLVLAVALLLARVLQHAFAGVALLAATSLTNLLPQNPYAEIGHRMVTQGNFLNFHGLTELSANLWPFLALAYLSAVGLWRGEHLTKR, from the coding sequence ATGCCCACCGCGCGCGCCGCGTCATCCCTGCCGCGCAATCTCGCCTTCGCCTACGGCCTGCTGATCGTCTACGCGTGCCTGCACCCGCTGACCGGCTGGCGCTCGACGGGGCTCCCGCTGCTCGATTTCCTCACCGCCCCCTGGCCGAAGTATGTGCGCAGCGCCGACATCGTGATCAACGTGCTCGGTTTCATGCCGTTCGGTTTCGTCCTCGCACCCGCCCTGCCGCAGCGCATCGGCCGCGCCGCGGGCATCGCGCTCGCGACGCTGATCGCGGCGCTGCTGTCCTTCAGCATGGAGCTGACGCAGAACTTCCTGCCCACGCGCGTCCCCTCCAACATCGACCTCGCCTGCAACACCACCGGCGCCTTCCTCGGCGCGCTCGCCGGCGCCCGCTGGGGCCATCCGATGTTCGACGAGCGCGGCTGGCTGCAGCGCTGGCGCGCCGCCCGCATCATCCCGGGACACCTCGGCGACTTCGGGCTGATCCTGCTCGGATTGTGGCTGCTGGCACAGCTCACGCCCGACCACGTGCTGTTCGGCAGCGGCGACCTGCGCCAGCTGCTGGGCCTGCCGACCCCGCTGCGCTTCGAGCCGGAACGCTACATCCTGCTCGAGACGGTGCAGGTCGCGATCACCGTCCTCAGCGTCGGGCTGTTCGCGCGCTCCATGATGCGCGGCCGCTCGCCGTGGCCGGTCGCGCTGCTCCTGCTGCTGGGCATCGGCACCAAGTCGATCGCGACGGCCTCGTTCTACATCCCCGGCGACGCCCTGCTGTGGCTCACGCCCGGCACGCGCCAGGGCCTGCTGCTGGGCGTGCTCGTGCTCGCCGTGGCGCTGCTGCTGGCGCGCGTGCTGCAGCACGCCTTCGCCGGCGTCGCCCTGCTCGCGGCCACCAGCCTCACCAACCTGCTGCCGCAGAACCCCTATGCCGAGATCGGCCACCGCATGGTGACCCAGGGCAACTTCCTGAACTTCCACGGCCTTACCGAACTGAGCGCCAACCTGTGGCCTTTTCTCGCGCTGGCCTACCTGTCCGCGGTGGGCCTGTGGCGCGGCGAGCATCTGACCAAGCGTTGA
- a CDS encoding ABC transporter permease, whose translation MNATPLALIFRTPRLSRRFVPVWQRNFLVWRKLALPSVLGNLADPMIYLFGLGFGIGMLVPEIGGVSYISFLAAGMVCSSTMNSASFEVLYSSFSRMHVQRTWDAILNAPVELDDIVFAELVWGASKALLSGVAILVVITVFGLVDSRYILWLLPLIFLIGLSFGALGLVVTAIAPSYDFFMYYFTLFITPMTLLSGVFFPAEQLPATVQVAASLLPLAHAVELARPLLLGKLPDDIVLHLAVLAAYGTGAFWIALGLTRRRLLG comes from the coding sequence ATGAACGCGACACCGCTTGCCCTGATCTTCCGCACGCCGCGCCTGTCGCGCCGCTTCGTGCCGGTGTGGCAGCGCAACTTCCTCGTGTGGCGCAAGCTCGCGCTGCCCTCGGTGCTGGGCAACCTCGCCGACCCGATGATCTACCTCTTCGGCCTCGGCTTCGGCATCGGCATGCTGGTGCCCGAGATCGGCGGCGTGTCCTACATCAGCTTCCTCGCCGCCGGCATGGTGTGCTCATCGACGATGAACAGCGCGTCCTTCGAAGTGCTGTACTCGTCCTTCTCGCGCATGCACGTGCAGCGGACCTGGGACGCCATCCTCAACGCGCCCGTGGAACTCGACGACATCGTGTTCGCGGAGCTGGTGTGGGGGGCGTCGAAGGCGCTCCTGTCGGGCGTGGCGATCCTCGTCGTGATCACCGTGTTCGGCCTCGTCGACAGCCGCTACATCCTGTGGCTGCTGCCGCTGATCTTCCTGATCGGCCTGAGCTTCGGCGCGCTCGGCCTGGTGGTGACCGCGATCGCGCCGAGCTACGACTTCTTCATGTACTACTTCACCCTCTTCATCACGCCGATGACGCTGCTGTCAGGCGTGTTCTTCCCCGCCGAACAGCTCCCCGCCACGGTGCAGGTCGCCGCCTCGCTGCTGCCGCTCGCGCACGCGGTCGAGCTCGCGCGCCCGCTGCTGCTGGGCAAGCTGCCCGACGACATCGTGCTGCACCTCGCGGTGCTCGCGGCCTACGGCACGGGCGCGTTCTGGATCGCGCTGGGGCTCACGCGGCGGCGCCTGCTGGGCTGA
- a CDS encoding glutathione S-transferase → MKLFASLTSPYARKIRIILAEKALPYELVVDSPWEANTRVPSVNPLGKVPALETDTGEIFFDSPVIAGYLETLDAGPTLLPADELERVRVRQIEALADGVTDAAVLALLESRRPASLRSEPEIDRQIDKVDRALDALEARANGRDWMYGNALSLGDIAVAVALGYLDLRFPQHEWRREHPSLAGLARRMFARPSFTTTKPPVG, encoded by the coding sequence ATGAAGCTCTTCGCCTCGCTCACCAGCCCCTACGCCCGCAAGATCCGCATCATCCTCGCGGAGAAGGCGCTGCCGTACGAACTGGTCGTCGATTCGCCCTGGGAGGCCAACACGCGCGTGCCGAGCGTGAACCCGCTCGGCAAGGTGCCGGCGCTGGAAACCGACACGGGCGAGATCTTCTTCGATTCGCCGGTGATCGCCGGCTATCTCGAGACGCTCGATGCCGGCCCGACGCTGCTGCCGGCCGATGAGCTCGAGCGCGTGCGCGTGCGCCAGATCGAGGCGCTCGCGGACGGCGTGACCGACGCCGCCGTGCTCGCGCTGCTCGAATCGCGCCGCCCCGCCAGCCTGCGCAGCGAACCCGAGATCGACCGCCAGATCGACAAGGTCGACCGCGCCCTCGACGCACTGGAGGCACGCGCGAACGGGCGCGACTGGATGTACGGCAACGCGCTGAGCCTGGGCGACATCGCCGTCGCCGTGGCGCTGGGCTACCTCGACCTGCGCTTCCCGCAGCACGAATGGCGGCGCGAGCATCCCTCGCTGGCGGGGCTGGCGCGGCGCATGTTTGCGCGCCCGAGCTTCACCACGACCAAGCCGCCGGTTGGCTGA
- a CDS encoding U32 family peptidase yields MKIALGPLLYYWSRQQTLEFYAQIAESPADIVYLGETVCSRRHELRAEDWLDVAAMLKAAGKEAVLSSQSLIESESDLKALRRIVAQDGFRVEANDMSAVNLLTKAGRRDWIAGPTLNIFNPQTLSMMAESGATRWMAPPEMSGAVLAELLASGAPAIETEVLAWGRLPLAHSARCFTARHYNLQKDTCEFRCLGMKDGLVLRTREGEPFLTLNGVQTQSARVHNLLADLPTLRDTAQVLRVSPQGDNTVAVLELFRDAIAGTLSPLDAFTRSKTLMVEAPCNGFWHGRPGVEQYVSA; encoded by the coding sequence ATGAAAATCGCCCTGGGTCCCCTGCTCTACTACTGGTCGCGCCAGCAGACGCTGGAGTTCTACGCACAGATCGCGGAAAGCCCCGCCGACATCGTCTATCTCGGCGAGACGGTGTGCTCGCGCCGCCACGAACTGCGCGCCGAGGACTGGCTCGACGTCGCGGCGATGCTCAAGGCCGCCGGCAAGGAAGCCGTGCTGTCCTCGCAATCGCTGATCGAGTCCGAATCCGACCTCAAGGCCCTGCGCCGCATCGTCGCGCAGGACGGATTCCGCGTCGAAGCCAACGACATGTCGGCGGTGAACCTGCTGACCAAGGCCGGCCGCCGCGACTGGATCGCCGGCCCGACGCTCAACATCTTCAATCCGCAGACGCTGTCGATGATGGCCGAATCGGGCGCGACGCGCTGGATGGCGCCGCCCGAGATGTCCGGCGCGGTGCTCGCCGAACTCCTCGCCTCCGGCGCGCCCGCGATCGAGACCGAAGTGCTCGCCTGGGGCCGCCTGCCGCTCGCCCACTCGGCGCGCTGCTTCACCGCCCGCCACTACAACCTGCAGAAGGACACCTGCGAGTTCCGCTGCCTCGGCATGAAGGACGGCCTGGTGCTGCGCACCCGCGAAGGCGAGCCCTTCCTGACGCTGAACGGCGTGCAGACGCAGTCCGCGCGCGTGCACAACCTGCTCGCCGACCTGCCGACGCTGCGCGACACCGCGCAGGTGCTGCGCGTGAGCCCGCAGGGCGACAACACCGTGGCGGTGCTCGAACTCTTCCGCGACGCCATCGCCGGCACGCTGTCGCCGCTGGACGCCTTCACCCGCAGCAAGACGCTGATGGTCGAAGCGCCGTGCAACGGCTTCTGGCACGGCCGCCCCGGCGTCGAACAGTACGTCTCCGCCTGA